One Helicobacter pylori NCTC 11637 = CCUG 17874 = ATCC 43504 = JCM 12093 genomic window, AAGCCTTAAAAAATATAGAAAGCGAATTAGGCAAGGAGTGGTTTTTTAGCGGGAGCGGGAGTGCGTTTTTTAGGCTAAAAAATACTCAAAAGGGAGCGAATGAAACTCATTGCCAGCAATAAAAAAGCCTATTTTGACTATGAAATTTTGGAAACTTTGGAAGCGGGATTAGCGCTTTTAGGCTCTGAAGTGAAGGCTTTGAGGCAAACTAGGGTGAATTTAAAAGATAATTTTGTTAAAATAATCAAAGGAGAAGCTTTTTTATTTGGTGTTCATATATCATATTTAGATACAATCCATGCGTATTACAAGCCCAATGAAAGGCGAGAGCGTAAGTTGCTTTTACACAAAAAGCAATTATTGAAATGGCAGATTGAAGCGTCTAAAGAACGCTTGAGTATCGTAGGATTGAAATTGTATTTTAACCAAAGAAATAGAGCTAAAATCCAAATTGCTTTAGTGAAAGGAAAAAAATTGCACGATAAAAGACAAAGTCTTAAAGAAAAAGCGCTCAATAAAGAAATTCTTGCTGATTTAAAACACCACTTTAAAGGATAATAATGAAAGAAATGGTAGATTATGGGATTATAGGGTTTTTGATCTTTTTATCAGTCATCGTTATAGCGATCGCAATAGAAAGGTTGTGGTTTTTTGCCACTCTTCGTGTAGATGACTACACAGACAGGCGTAAACTGGAATTAGCCTTACACAAACGACTGACTTTAGTGGCCACGATTGGTTCTAACGCCCCTTATATCGGTCTTTTAGGAACGGTTATGGGGATCATGCTCACTTTTATGGATTTAGGATCCGCTTCTGGCATTGACACTAAAGCGATCATGACTAACTTAGCCCTTGCTTTAAAAGCGACTGGAATGGGGTTATTGGTAGCGATCCCTGCGATTGTGATTTATAACTTGCTAGTGAGAAAAAGCGAGATTTTAGTCACTAAATGGGATATTTTCCACCACCCGGTTGACACGCAATCCCATGAGATTTACAACAAAGCCTAAGGATTGAGCGGTGAAAAAAGTAGAATCCATGA contains:
- the smpB gene encoding SsrA-binding protein encodes the protein MKLIASNKKAYFDYEILETLEAGLALLGSEVKALRQTRVNLKDNFVKIIKGEAFLFGVHISYLDTIHAYYKPNERRERKLLLHKKQLLKWQIEASKERLSIVGLKLYFNQRNRAKIQIALVKGKKLHDKRQSLKEKALNKEILADLKHHFKG
- the exbB gene encoding TonB-system energizer ExbB, which produces MKEMVDYGIIGFLIFLSVIVIAIAIERLWFFATLRVDDYTDRRKLELALHKRLTLVATIGSNAPYIGLLGTVMGIMLTFMDLGSASGIDTKAIMTNLALALKATGMGLLVAIPAIVIYNLLVRKSEILVTKWDIFHHPVDTQSHEIYNKA